The sequence CCTCATACTTTCCGTTCTGTAAACTGTCCTTAGTGCTCATGATGCACTCATTCACCTGTTGTTTCACCTGTGCAACAATGTGAGAAGTTCAGTTCACACTTTACAGTCTACATCTGACAAAGTGACCCTCATGCAGGGTACAAAAAAATCCTACAGATTACAGGGACCCATCCCATGTGCCATGTCTAGGGGTCACCCACACAAGTCCGGTCAGACTCAGCCTGAAAAGGCAACCAAAGCCATCTTGTGGACTCACCGCCTGCAAAATGGAGGGCAATTACCGGCATGTCCTTAGTCTAGAATAAAACCTTACAGTAATCACTGTGGGGTGTACAGTGTGGTGCTTGAGCAGGTGCTTTCATGCAGAAGATCTGTTCTGACCACCTGATCTGTCCAGCAATGTCCATGTTATGTCCAAAAAGAAGTCATAAAGATATCCACGTCCAGACAGATTTAGTGAAGGTTCCAGTCAGACTGCAGTTCAGGTGTGCCGAGTTTGCCTGAATTTAAATGTGGTCCACACAGCagtcattaatattaatgtccctctgtgtttgtgtctctacaGCTGGCCATGTCTCCATCAGGTAAGATAACCCCATAAAGTTATCCTCTCTCATGACATGTTTAGCCTTAGAGGAAGAGTGCTTGGTTTTTCTACAGCAAATAAAAGTAGCTTGTTTTATGAATGGATTTAAAAAGGAGGAGCCTGCATGAGGTTCGATCTGTCAGTCACAACCTTGGAACCAGTATTGCTAGTGAAGCATCATAAATTATCAGTGCAATGCTGTGTTCAGTTAGATGGCTAGCTAAtgatatacacacaatattagTTAGCTAACTACCAAGCTAGCATGATACCAAATAGTAGTCCAAATACCGAGTTAGTGGTTGTGAAAGTTAAGGACATCAAGTCATTTTAATAACAACACAAGCAAGCTCTTCGTTTCTTTCTGTCAGTGGTTGGAGACGAGGCCAAGCAGGCAGCAGTGTCCGGTGTGTAAAGCCGGAATCAGCAGAGATAAAGTAATTCCTCTGTACGGCCGCGGCAGCACCAGCCAGGAGGACCCCAGGTACGCCGTCATCGTATGCTCATAGACTCGAGTCGATCTGAAATACTTCCACTGATGATGATGCGTTGTTCTGGTGTTGATGACCTCACATATTCACCTCATTCCATGACtctatcaagtgtgtgtgttacagattaAAAACTCCACCTCGACCTCAGGGACAGAGAACAGAGCCTGAGAGCAGAGGGGTGAGTCGCAATGTACTGGGGGCTGATGGAAATATGGAGAAGGCTGGGTTTAGGGAATCAATAGTAataccattgtgtgtgtgtgtgaatagtttCAGGGTTTTGGTGACACCGGGTTCCACATGTCGTTCGGTATCGGTGCTTTTCCTTTCGGCTTCTTCACCACAATATTCAACACCAACGACCCGTTCCACAGACCAGGTGATACACAGCATATAATAATCTCCGTATATAATAAACAGCAGCATATCACATCGTAATTTATACAACAtaaagtactgacactggagactccttacatacatGTTAACTAAATGTCTCTTTATAGAAAACTGTGGTTTATTCTCTCATGTTTATCTCGtttatatcttctttttttatgtaaacAATCATTTTCAGATCCCCACTATGCAGCAGATCACCAGGGCAATGGGAACAACGGCAACAACTGGCAGGACTcgctcttcctcttcctcgccatcttcttcttcttctggatgctgagtgtgtgagagagagaatgagagagagagagatactgggagaaagagagggagagatgatgtcaggactgagacacacacacacacacacacacacacacacacacacagattgtcCAGGACAGAGGAACAGTATTAAGACAGCGGGAGTTTAATGATGTTccataaaacataataaagtgTCTGAaaaataagacacacacacacacattgcttcATACCAAAGAGAATTCCACGTCACACGTTAGCGTATTAAGCTAATGTTCATCAGCACATTTAGTGTTAGTATTATTTAGCCCTTTTGGGACCGCTTCACACTTCTCCACCGCTAAGGAGTCAATGGGGACAGGATTACAACCATACACCTTGgtacagtgcattatgggtattttGTACGGTCTAGGAAATCCGTGACAATGAGGGATTAACATGGCCGTATCTGCATTAGTTGAAGTACATGCTCCTATGGCATTATGGATAAGCCAAACCTTCAACTGCTAcctggttgccaggagaatctTCTAAAAGgtgcacatcatcatcactaatcAGAGTGTGGTGTTATTCCAGCTGGCATTTCCTTccttgtgtgtttgcagtgtgacATCACACTGCTGAGGCAGAAACCTCTTATGTATATGAGCATCCCGTGACTAGCACTCAGCTAGAACATTACATGCAAGGTGTTGATCTGCTGAATGTAGTGAACAATAAGCGCTTAAGCCTTCTCTGTAACCTTTGGGAGATCTGATATTATCTGATATTAACTGATATTAACTGATATTACCAGCAGTTCAGCTGATTTTAGATTTCCAGTTTCGTTTTCCTTGGCTGTCTTGCCTGACCAGTCACATGGCTTGCAAAGGGATCAAGGCAGATTAAACAAGCACCAAAGTTGTGTTCATGTTATTCGGTGGAAATTTTGGCGCTTATGTTACGGCCAGGTGACAGCGGTAGATGCTGGTGGCATGTCGGCAGTAATCGTGTCTAGTATGATATGGCTGCACAAATAATGCAGCTAGCAACAGAATAGATACGAAATACAAATACTGGAGGGTGTGGCTTATCAAATGAACCAGTTGTGACCCTCTGTTTCAGTATATTAGACATTTTAAGCAATTTGAAGCGTCTTGCTAATTGATTCAGGAGTCATAGCTATCAACGAACATCTCACAGAAACCACACTTTACAAAAGGTTACATTTTCCAGTCACTGGCCCCCTAACATCACTAACGATTGCACCACTTGCTGATGCTGATATCTAAAATGTCTTTCTGCTATGAGTGTGAATCATGTCTTAAACACCCTGATGTTCAGTGATGCTGAACAAGTCATCAGGTCCACCACAAAAAAGTGTTTATTCAGCTGCCGATCATTTCTTATAGTGTTCATACGGTTAGCATTAAAGACCTAGAGTTCAGGATAGCAGTGTCTCTGaaaacacagctctgtgtgttggcacaaacacagaaaaatcaGGTCTTGACTTCCAGTTTGttgctttttattttgaatgtaGGGCAATGTGGCACTGTTACTGCCTGGTTCTTTAATTAGCGGTTAACGTATAAGATTagcactgtacataaacacacacgctcacatcaACCCTAATACAATGCTAACCATGTTTGCACACAGTAATTAAATATCATTAACTCTTGGGTGTTAGCATTCGGGCCAGAGCCTTGAAATGGCCAACGTTAGTACGTACAATAACAGGGTGGGATTTTGGGGCGGAACCTAAAGTGTATGAAATTGTTGTTCAGTCTGTAACAAGTGCTGTTGCGCAGCCTAAcagaattctgcagtatgagtgagagtgagtttcacactgtgacgtgtgtgtgtgtgtgtgtgtgtgtgtgtgtttcatgagATTGATTATTTCTGTACTCTTTTCTGTAAGATTGTAGTTATGACATCATGATGATGAGTGACGGAGGTGTATGAAATTTATTTTTCTCACACGCCCCTTTCTGCCTGCTCccgagagcgagagaggaagTGCGGATCATCAGGACGGTCAGAACCGTGTTCAAGTTTTCCGACAAGAATTCCAACCAGACTGAATAAAACTCCAGATATATTCCATTGGCTAGTTCAGAAGACTAGCAGTTTGATGTGATGCTAGCATTGTTCTGACTAGCATTCGGAGGCGGTTgaggtatttttttaaactctcCCTTTTAGCCAACcgccattttttaaaattaactGTGTCTTAAAAATGGCCAGACTCGGTCAAGGGCAAGTGGACAAGGGTGTGTTAAAATCATGActggaatgatgatgatgaaggtgtgtgtgtgtgtgtgtgtgtgtgtgtgtgtgctttatctTGCTGTTGTAATGCTTGTCTTTTTGACCTGAATAAAAGGagagttatatatataaataaatataaatgtgctGGGTGTTGTGGGTGGGGCTTACAGGAGGTGCAAAGGGGGGCGGGGCTCTACTGAAAGTCAGTGAATAAATGTTTCCCACTTGATTCTACACACAGTGTTCTGTCTTCTGTGCATTTCTACTGATTTCAGTTTAATTCTGTTCCCCTTTGCTTTGTTCTCTCCAGTGTTTGTTTGATTTAACTCTGTTCATTTCTACTCTTTGGTTCTAAAATTGGTTTATTTCTATCctgttctttattttattttctgttcagTTTTTCTGTTCCGTTCTTGATTTCTCTTCTGTTgcatctttatatatatatatatatatatataaatatatatatatatatatatatatatatatatatatatatatatatatatatatatatataaatataaaaaaaatttttaactCTACAGAAGTTACAGTTTTAGTTTATAGTATAAACGCTATAGTTTTATAAAAATAGATATTTTAATTCTCCTCTATTTCCAGTCATGCTGTACATCATTAGACACAGAAGAAAAAGATCTCATGTTCCAGAGTTTAGGACTAACCACagaaccaccaccatcactgtttgagggacagagagaagagtttGTTTATAAGATCTTGATGTTCTGGTAGGAGAGCACGGCTGGAGAAGGTCCAGAAAGAGCTTCTTCTCCAATACttttacatttggcagaagcccttatctagagtgaattacattttatctaatttatttatagaactgagaaattgagggttaagggccttgctcaggggcccagcagtggcagcttggtggacctgagattcagactcacaaccttctgatcagtagtccaacacctcaaccactaagctactacttTCGCTAAGCTTTAAGCTCTCTTCTGTTCTACTGGGTTTCATACTGGCTTCTGTTCcattcttcttcatcttctgcaGTTCTTCTGGTTCTGTTTGAGATTCTGTTCTGTAGTGCTATTTTCTAGCTTGCTCTTCATATTGCTTCTATTTTACATGCTGTATACAAAAATTCTGATTTTCTTAAGGTCATATACACAATCCTCCACAATACAGCATGCAGTGAAGTGTGTTTTACAACCGGCTGAAAAAATAGAGTCAAATAGAAAAATAGTCAGAATGGAATTATCTgaacagaacagagaaaaatattcaaatattaaaaaaaaatttaaacaaaaaaaaccagcaCATTCTAGATATTTAGTGTTCTATCGTATTCTGTTCTAgaattttctcttcttttttcctattttagttcaattttttttttttaatttcttttcattccaGTCTTTTTTGTATATCCTGTTgtcattcattcttttctctcttcctttctatTCCATCATGTTTTCTTCTCACTCATCCGTTCATCCCTCTTTATTCATCCAGTTTCAGTTGTCTCAGTTGTGTCTCAGAAGTCCATCCCGGGGGACGCTGGACACTGGAACACCACGCAGAACACACTCGGCTTTTATATTCAACACTTTATTTCACAGTGGTATAAATTACACTCTGCTCAGTGAAATCTACAAACTCTACAAAGAATAGAATTATTACACAAATATAGTTCAACAGTTTTACACTTATCTTCATTTTGAAAGATATTATACATCTGTTCATttcttcaaaaaaataaaactttatccTGGAACTAAAAGCTTCAGATGATAAAATACGAGTTTTATggagtttataaaaataataaacaataggCACTTGAAAGGAAATGGCATCCAAAATGTTTTAGTCATGTGAACATCTCATCTATCTGTctagtctacacacacacacacacactctcaagctcacacacacactcactcccaatcacatacacacccacacttcTCTCAATATAGAAATCACAACATGaaacctcttacacacacacacacacacacacacacacacacacacacacacggccttGTCACTAACGTGTTTCAGATTCATTGGCCAAACTAACAAATTGTCCATCTGTGTTAAGCCTTGGATTAGTCTCTGGGTagagtttattaaataaaataaaattctaaaaataaaaaaaagtttaagtccaGCATTTAAACAAACACTCAAGCCTGGGATTAGTTTGTGTAGCCAAACATAACAGTGTGAGTGCTAATGCTAATTAACAAAGAAAACATGCTAATGATCGTTTCTAGTAAAGAAGGAAATATTTGGCTCGGACCAACATTTAGACAAACACTGTGTGATCAGTCTGGGGTTAGTCTTAAACATCTTTGGTTTAATCCTTCACAGCTGCTTTAATGAAGAGATCATGAGGCAAAGCTAATGCTAACAAAAAGAACCTCGAGAATaaacacacctcatctcacacaTCTACAGAGTCTGTGTAAAATATTATGTCTGGGATTAGTCTTTATGGAGCGTTACGGTTTCCTGGAGCCTCATTTTTGTTCCCTGgcacatattttttatataatgatGGAAAATAACATGCTAACAAATGCTAATCTCATGTTCTGAAGTAGACTCTGAAATCAAAGGTGTGTTTAGTCTTAGATCTTTAAAAACTGAATAAAGTGAGTGAACGGATTTGCTAaagataaaacaataaaataaaataaaataaaataaaaacttgtcCTGTTAAAGAAATCAAACAATTTCTCTCTGATATTTAGAGACGGTGTGTTGAGTCTGGGAGTAGTTTCTAAAGAATTAGTTCCATGAATTGAAGCTTGAAACATGCTAAACGTAAAAAATTGCTAATTGCTAATCGGCGTTCTGAAAGAGAGAGTTAAAGTCGAGCTGGTTACGTGGTCAGTCTGGGATTAGTCTTTTGTCAGTGTTACATTCGGTACATATAGGGCTGGACCCTAGTGAGTGCTAAAAGAACGCTAAAAGCTAATAAATGCTAGAAGCTAATAAATGCTAGTTGATGAGgctaaagtgcagtgtgtgggaGCAGGTAGGAGAGATGATTGGTCATGTGACAGGATTTTAGTGGAGCAGGAAGTTAAGGTTTATTTTTTggcctgtttgtttttcttgttcagGATCTTCATCAGGTTCTTGGACATGTAGTAGGGTTTCTCAGCGCTGCCATCGTTCCTCTCCAGATCCTCCACTGATGAACACAGAATAATATGATCACAGTGACCAGGGAAAGGGGGCGTGGCTAGTGTAACCCTATGGGCAGTGTGGTGATGTCCAGTACTTACAGAAGCAGAGGAAGAGCGTGtccacacacatgctgtagacACTGAAGAACCCGCTCGCGATGAGATATGAACCAAACACTACagcctgttacacacacatcatttagCACTGATCACTTAcagacacaggtgtgtgtagaagttTATGTatgtacagcatgtgtgtgtgtgtgtgtgtgtgtgtgtgtatatatacacacacactaccagttaaaagtttggacacaccttctaatcccatgatCAATGCTGAAGGCagctgaaatccacaataatgtcctttgaacagttgatattgagatatgtctgctactgatgctctgtaaagccttcataacgcctctaatctgaggtgctgttaattggtgatttctgaggctggtcactctaaatgaacttctcctctgcagcagaggtcagttttggtcttgctttactgggatggtcttcatgtgagacagtttcatcatggggcttgatgggttttgcaaatgcacttgacaatactgttcttgcaagaactattccagaacacctgaccttcgtgtcttaaaataacaactgactgttttttgttgtcattacatatggattactgaagtccatgtgtgttatttcatagttttgaaatctccaggattgttctagaatgtagaaaataaatccatcattgaattaaaaggtgtgtccaaacttttgactggtagtgtagagatatatatatgtgtgtgtgtgtgtgtgtgtgtgtgtgtgtgtctcacaatGATGGGCATCCAATAGTAGTTGAGTGATGAAGCTGTGAAGGATGAGTTGGGAATCACGATCCTTCCACTGAAGAAATAAAACGCCAGCACACCTGAGGAAGgagcacacaaacacgcacacacacacaaacacgcacacacaaacacgcacacacacacaaacacacacacacacacaaacacacacacacacacaaacacgcacacaaacacgcacacacacaaacacgcaaatacacgcaaacacacacaaacacgcacacacacacaaacacgcacacacacgcacacacacacacgcacacacacgcacacacgcacacacacacacacacacgcacacacacacacgcacacacacacacgcacacacacacacgcacacacacacacgcacacacacacacgcacacacacttaacataGTCATGCTGAGAGTATTTATGACTGAATTATTGTAGATAGAATTCAAACTGCTGCAGTAACACAGAAAATAGAATCTAAACATAATAATCATGTaaaatctctccctctctctctttctctcacacacacacaccctttctctctctctctatctgtcactctctctatctgtctctctctctctatctgtctctctctcactcacccactcctcCGACCACCAGCAGTTTGCCAAAGAACAGCAGCAGGTCAGTCACTTTATCCAGCACCaccaccctgaacacacacacccatttttTACACTTAATTTTGATATTTAATATCAACTTTATCAtgaaatatcattttatttataaatttaaaagtagatttaaatttttttgttttggattcAGTTCATTATTTCATGGTTATTATGtcatggttgttgttgttgttgttctcatggctgttgctgttttttgttgtggttgttgtgattattgttgttgtgtttgttgttgtgtttgttgttgtgtttgttgttgtgtttgttaccTGATGATGTTCCTCATGAGCAGAGAGAAGGCATTTTTGGCCGAGACGCAGAAGTTTTTGCCATAAATGGCGATCtgtgaagaaagagaagagttcagcatcaaaacacacacctacatgtgtgtgtgtgtgtgtgtgtgtgtgtgtgtgtctcaccatgATGTATGCGTTTCTGTTGAGGAACTTGATGAATTTTTCCAGACACCAGAAGCAGCACTTGAGACAGCACATCAGAAACCGAGCACAGGGGTTCTGAAcctctgtacatacacacacacacacacaaacacaccacatacacacaccacatacacaaacacaaacacacacacagtcagagatacagaccactgcagactgaaCATTAAGAACGTCAGCTAACAAACTCATCATCTGTATTGGACACACGTCCTCGTGTAAATTTAAAGACGTGATTGAGTAATGTATCAGAGACGTTAATGACGTGACACACTCCAGACACGTGTATTTGTGACATGagaatttaataaatgtatttaagacACGTGTATTCCATGCTCTCAGGacgtgtgtgtgaaacagactTATTAAACTCTATTAAAAGCTGGAGCTCTGCTCTGGTtaggtgtgtatcagtgttatgTTGCAGTTCGCTTTAAATGTAGCATGTTAGCTCTAGTATGATAACTGTTCTGTcatcttgtttgtgtgtgtatgtatgtgtgtgtgcctgtgtgcatgtgtgtgtgcctacATGTGTGTgcctacatgtgtgtgtatgtgtgtgtttgtgtgtacctcTGAACTTGTGGTCAATGTACTCCAGGATGATGCGCACTATTTGCACGAGAGTAAGAATCAGAGCCCCGAACGCCAGAGAGCCAACGTGATACctgagagagtcagagagtgtacacgcacgcacgcgcgcacacacacgcacgcacgcacacacgcacgcacacacgcacgcacacacacacgcacgcacacacacgcacgcacgcacacacacacacacgcacacacacacgcacgcacacacacacacacacgcacacacacacgcacacacgcacacacacacacgcacacacacgcacacacgcacacatacgcacgcacgcacacacacacacacgcacacacacacgcacgcacacacacacgcacgcacgcacgcacgcacacacacacacgcacacacacgcacgcacacacacgcgcacgcacgcacacacacacacacgcacgcacacacacacacacgcacgcacacacacacgcacgcacgcacacacacacacacacacacacacgcacacacacgcacgcacacacacgcacacacacacacacgcacacacacgcacgcacacacgcacacacacatttcaggaaTTTAAGTTTCAGGATGCAGACAGCTACACTGGTGctaaaaatatctatctatctgtctgtctgtctgtctgtctgtctgtctattcatttatttatcaaattttttacttttacacaaatgtaactgtttttatttattatttctaattttCTAACAGTTTAaaactttccttttttcttgtcGTTTTTTCGTGTCAGTAAACAATAACAGCTTTGTAAATGAGAGATGGCTCTGGAAGATCATACAGCGGATGGAGAACTCATCCCCATCTCTCCCTTCTCTTCTACAGTCTGAGATATATGGTATGTGTTTGAGATGCTGACCTCAGCGCCCTCATGAAGGAGCAGACCAGAGGGCATGCTGGGATGTCGGAGGGTTTGTGGAAGGCCCAGTAGTAGGAGGCGAAGGCTCCGGCCAGCGTGCACTGCCCCAGAGCGATGACGAAGTTAGCGCACCACAGGAAGCCCACCACGTTATACAGCTGCAGGTTAAAGAGGTTCCTCTGGAACAATCCCTCTGTGTTGtactttataaacacacagcgtGCCGTCTGACAGCTCCCATACACCGAGGAgttaaacatctacacacacacacacacacacacacacacgcacacacacacacaaacacacacagacacgcacacacaaacacgcacacaaacacacacaaacacgcacacacaaacgcacacacacacaaacacgcgcacacaaacacgcgcacacaaacacgcacacacaaacacgcgcacacacacaaacacgcacacacaaaaacacacacaaacacgcacacacaaacacgcacacaaacacacacaaacacacacaaacacgcacacaaacacacacaaacacgcacacaaacacacacaaacacgcacacacaaacacgcacacaaacacacacaaacacgcacacaaacacacacaaacacgcacacacaaacacgcacacaaacacacacacacgcacacacacacaaacacgcgcacacaaacacgcacacacaaacacgcgcacacacacaaacacgcacacacacaaaaacacgcacacacacacacaaacacgcacacaaacacgcacacacaaacacgcacacaaacgcacaaacacacacaaacacgcacacacaaacacgcacacaaactcgcacacgcacacacacacacaaacacacacaaacacgcacacacaaacacgcacacaaacacacacaaacacgcacacaaacacgcacacacaaacacgcgcacacacaaccacgcgcacacaaacacgcacacacaaaaacacacacacaaacacgcacacacaaaaacacacacacaaacacacacacacacacacacacaaacacgcacatacaaacacgcgcacacacaaacacgcacacacaaaaacacacacacaaacacgcacacacaaaaacacacacacaaacacacacacacacacacacacaaacacgcacatacaaacacgcacacacaaacacgcacacacacaaaaacacgcacacaaacacgcacacacacacaaacacgcacacaaacacgcacacacacacagggaggggTCAGGGCAGGACTGGAGTAAATATTATACAGACTGATGATGAGCACAAATTCACAACAGGCTTcaagatgaagaaaagaatttctgtgtagtgtagtgtgtgtgcatgtgtgtgtgtgtgtttgtgtgtgtgtgtgtatgtgtgtgtgtctatatgtgtgtttgtgtatgtgtgtgcttgtgtgtgtatgtgtgtgtttgtgtatgtgtgtgtgtgtttgtgtgtgtgtgtatgtgtgtgtgtgtatgtgtgtttgtgtatgtgtgtgtgtgtgtttgt comes from Hemibagrus wyckioides isolate EC202008001 linkage group LG14, SWU_Hwy_1.0, whole genome shotgun sequence and encodes:
- the rnf5 gene encoding E3 ubiquitin-protein ligase RNF5, which produces MEAADPRSSSDGAPASRGGFPGGESSSDRDGGRAGGSGGEGEREQRERATFECNICLDTARDAVISLCGHLFCWPCLHQWLETRPSRQQCPVCKAGISRDKVIPLYGRGSTSQEDPRLKTPPRPQGQRTEPESRGFQGFGDTGFHMSFGIGAFPFGFFTTIFNTNDPFHRPDPHYAADHQGNGNNGNNWQDSLFLFLAIFFFFWMLSV